From a single Patagioenas fasciata isolate bPatFas1 chromosome 19, bPatFas1.hap1, whole genome shotgun sequence genomic region:
- the HIC1 gene encoding hypermethylated in cancer 1 protein, translated as MRVHRDLGWLAEATGRPGRRARSGMLDAMEVPSHSRQLLLQLNTQRTKGFLCDVIIVVQNALFRAHKNILAASSAYLKSLVVHDNLLNLDHEMVSPGIFRLILDFIYTGRLAECEPGGEQSLGAVLAAASYLQIPGLVALCKKKLKRSGKYCHLRGGYAPYKLGRGLRATTPVIQACYSGTPRPVDLPPVEPAAPLNTQCGELYASAAQGAPLHPHGLCPPERHCSPPCGLDLSKKSPTGPSAQLLPTDRLLPGEPREPSLPPRHDSPPVSAGLLASHAAAYKDSPPGGEPGGHPHAPDPFRSTPPCAEPPLPRADGRELMYRWMKHEPLGPYLDEGEAEKELEREEKAESPPAAPQPRYPSVESNDLEPDNSTSEETGSSEGPSPGDALDRYCNHLGYEPESLGDNLYVCIPCGKGFPSSEQLNAHVEAHNEEELYHKAAAEQAVPFLDKGGPGLGDILRPYRCSSCDKSYKDPATLRQHEKTHWLTRPYPCTICGKKFTQRGTMTRHMRSHLGLKPFACDACGMRFTRQYRLTEHMRIHSGEKPYECQVCGGKFAQQRNLISHMKMHAAGPDGKAKLDFPDSVYAMARLTADQLGLKQEKAAELLSHTSHFLSDPKAMESLYPLAKFTAEHLGLSQDKAAEVLVQAPHLHAEAARTIERYSPP; from the exons ATGAGAGTTCATCGAGACCTCGGCTGGTTGGCGGAGGCCACCGGACGCCCAG GGCGGCGGGCGAGGAGCGGGATGCTGGACGCCATGGAGGTGCCGAGCCACTcgcggcagctgctgctgcagctgaacaCGCAGCGCACCAAGGGCTTCCTGTGCGACGTGATCATCGTGGTGCAGAACGCGCTCTTCCGCGCACACAAGAACATCCTGGCGGCCAGCAGCGCCTACCTCAAGTCGCTGGTGGTGCACGACAACCTGCTCAACCTGGACCACGAGATGGTGAGCCCCGGCATCTTTCGGCTCATCCTTGACTTCATCTACACCGGCCGCCTGGCCGAGTGTGAGCCGGGCGGCGAGCAGAGCCTGGGCGCTGTGCTGGCCGCCGCCAGCTACCTCCAGATCCCCGGCTTGGTGGCCCTTTGCAAAAAGAAGCTGAAACGTAGTGGCAAGTACTGCCACCTGCGCGGGGGCTACGCGCCCTACAAACTGGGACGGGGACTGCGTGCCACCACGCCGGTCATCCAGGCCTGCTACTCGGGGACGCCGCGGCCCGTGGACCTGCCACCCGTGGAGCCAGCAGCGCCGCTCAACACACAATGCGGGGAGCTGTACGCCTCAGCCGCGCAGGGAGCCCCGCTGCACCCCCATGGGCTGTGCCCCCCCGAACGCCACTGCTCACCGCCCTGCGGCCTTGACCTCTCCAAGAAGAGCCCCACCGGCCCctctgcccagctcctgcccACCGACCGCCTGCTGCCTGGCGAGCCCCGCGAGCCCTCGCTGCCCCCGCGGCACGACAGCCCCCCGGTCAGCGCCGGCCTCTTGGCCAGTCACGCCGCCGCCTACAAGGACTCCCCGCCGGGCGGCGAGCCGGGGGggcacccccatgcccccgaccccttccgcagcacgcCACCCTGCGCCGAGCCCCCGCTGCCCCGCGCTGACGGACGCGAGTTGATGTACCGCTGGATGAAGCATGAGCCCCTGGGCCCCTACCTGGACGAGGGGGAGGCGGAGAAGGAGCTGGAGCGGGAGGAAAAGGCCGAGTCGCCGCCTGCAGCACCGCAGCCCCGCTACCCCAGCGTGGAGAGCAACGACCTGGAGCCTGATAACAGCACGAGTGAGGAGACGGGCAGCAGCGAGGGCCCCTCGCCCGGCGACGCGTTGGACCGCTACTGCAATCACCTGGGCTACGAGCCGGAGAGCCTGGGCGACAACCTGTACGTCTGCATCCCCTGCGGCAAGGGCTTCCCCAGCTCCGAGCAGCTCAACGCCCACGTGGAGGCCCACAACGAAGAGGAGCTCTATCACAAGGCTGCGGCCGAGCAGGCTGTGCCCTTCCTGGACAAGGGTGGCCCGGGGCTGGGTGACATCCTGCGGCCCTACCGCTGCTCCTCCTGTGACAAGTCCTACAAGGACCCAGCCACGCTGCGGCAGCACGAGAAGACGCACTGGTTGACGCGCCCCTACCCCTGCACCATCTGCGGCAAGAAGTTCACGCAACGTGGCACCATGACCCGCCACATGCGCAGCCACCTCGGCCTCAAGCCCTTCGCCTGTGACGCCTGCGGGATGCGTTTCACCCGCCAGTACCGCCTGACCGAGCACATGCGCATCCACTCGGGCGAGAAGCCCTACGAGTGCCAGGTGTGCGGCGGGAAGTTCGCTCAGCAGCGCAACCTCATCAGCCACATGAAGATGCACGCGGCCGGCCCTGATGGCAAAGCCAAGCTGGACTTCCCCGACAGCGTCTACGCCATGGCCCGCCTCACCGCCGACCAACTGGGGCTCAAGCAGGAGAAGGCGGCCGAGCTGCTCTCCCACACCTCGCACTTCCTCAGTGACCCCAAGGCCATGGAGAGCCTCTACCCGCTGGCCAAGTTCACGGCCGAGCACCTGGGGCTGAGCCAGGACAAGGCGGCcgaggtgctggtgcaggctcCACACCTCCACGCCGAGGCCGCCCGGACCATAGAGCGATACTCGCCCCCCTAG